Within Vicia villosa cultivar HV-30 ecotype Madison, WI linkage group LG1, Vvil1.0, whole genome shotgun sequence, the genomic segment ACCGCACGGTTGTGACCGTAATTTTTGCCTAATGCCAAACATAGGCATAATATGTGTTTGAAAACGTGGTGAGCCACCGCCAGTTCACGTTTAACACCTTTCCACtatgatttttaaattaaaatatttaaaaaatacggTGGGACCGCATGTGCACAAACGTGGGCTAGTGGTCATCACCAAGCTACCAAACACACACTTGATAACTTTTACAAAACGTACGTCTCCATCGTGATTTTTCCAGAACTCCAAACATAGGCATAGTAAATTTAAACATGTACTCAATAGTCAAAAATCTCAGCAAGCTAGTTTGCGATTGAGACAGTGTAATGTCATGTCCTCCAACGGACGAAGGTCCATCAACATGGTATGATACTctacattcaccaataaaagacACGATAAATGCATTTTGTCTAATTGCATTGGTACTGCTCACCATGTTAGCATGAAACCATTCATCAATGCCAAATGATTTAACATGAAAAAGTCTGGGTATGCGCTTTACGTAGCCAAACTAGTGAAGATACCTCTTAGATGAATAAGAAGTAATAATACTCTATTATTGCATGTAACCTAAAAATATTGCAGTATCGTCAAAATGTTGATGCACTTTATGGTTAGTGTACGATGTCCAAATAACATCTTATAGGGTCAGAAGTTATGCATATAGCATATTTGTTCAAAAATATGGTATGATACAAAATATTTGGTTTCGTGTATTTTCAAATCCGATATAAATGCATACATCTAATGCATTTAGATCAGATTTTGCATGATTTTGAATAAAATTCGATATAAAATATCAAAtgaaaaaaatagttttcttaCTTATAAATATCCGGACAATTCCACACAAATTAAAAATGTTACAAAGTTTTttcgaaaaagtccaaaatatttaattttacttttgcaatttcatttttttattaaaaaaatattttaatcatataATCCCAATGTAAGGGTGTCATATTAAAAGGCAGGGGTGAGAGGTATAATCCTCCAATTTACACATTGGCAATTGTAATACTATGTCCATACCTAGTGGGCTTTGAAGCAAACGAACAAGTAATTTAAGGCCTACTATAACCCGATATTAAAATGCTATTTGAGTCACATAACTTGGCTTTAATGGGGGCGTATAAAGGAATTATAGTCGAGTAAGGATTCAAATTCaatatagattttatttttagcgagaaaataaataaataaagataagaaGCGTTTATATCAAACAAATTTAATCGAAAAGATGATGTTGAAAGTTAAAACACTAATTCAAGCTTTCGATGTAAATTTGGTTATTAAACTCTTTGATACATAAAAATGATGCTATATAAATTTGATTCAAAATACTTTGATTTTTAGACACGTCTCTTAAATTTATTGAACTTAATTgtgtattataatttataattagtcttaggaaaatttaaaaaaaaaaatctctaaaaTGTGAGGGTTTTGTTTGAAAGTTTTAAATGAAATGGAGAAAAtgactttaaaataaaaatatttatgaaaagaaTGAAAGAATTTAGATGAGAAGCGTTTtaaatagtttattttaattcgtaatatgaaatttatttaatttaaaaaacaaaaaattatattgaataagggatttaaaagatttttaaaaaatttaagataaATTGTACAAATATAatctatattattataatattttaaaaataaaaaatatgttaataataaatatgtatttattttttgatataaatTGAATATCATATGTACGCAGCATACCTTCAAATTAGAGAGGACCATAATAGACAACAAAATTTCATAATCTCTATTTGAGTTGGAAAAGACTCTTATCATCTCAACCAAATattcttataatttatttattattttataaaaaaatattttaaaatatatatatttattttaaatatatttttcttcaaaatcttttctttttctcttctcctaacTTACCAATAGATTAGAGCCTAAAGAAATATCGTGAACTTCTAAGAGCACACTTTGTCAACTGCACAATCCTTAAACGAGATTGTAATTTGTCACGAAAATAAGTTAGAGTAGGTGTTGGTGGGTTGACTAGCATGAGTAGTGGTTACCATGTCATCCTAATTCACgtttttttttataacaattcAAAAAACAAGTGCAACTACCTCCCCACTATACTGCACATCTCAACTCAGAATATTGTGTAACTCATAATCTTTACACCGTTCATactaaaaaaatgatattttattaaaactatccacttttaaatataaaaaatctcAATATttcatattgaaaataaaaatcacaaaatacaTTAGTTTTAGGTTTTCTTCTTCTAATCTATAtacttattatttttagaaatacaTTTTGATAAGAATATCCATAAGTGAATCTGCTAAAATCATTGAAGACCGAAgacattttaatgattaatttatCGTTTGATAATACTATTGTTGATGAacttattttggaagaatttacaaatggtaattaattttttaaagatgTCTACTGTACCAGAAGGAATCACATTAAATCTTTTTGGACaaaattcatttgacattgatTGCTACATATTTATTGCTAAGTCGTTAGAGACTTGGAAGATAATGCACAATGCTATTGCAACATAAGGCAACTTGATTCGAATGAGAATGGATATGGTTTTGAGGTGCTCTCTTTGCAATCATGATGTGGAAAATGCAGACCACTTATTTCTTAGATGCAAGTATATCTTACTTTTCTAGCATTTAATGAAGTGATTGATGAACATGACCATTATTAGAACTAGTTATGAAAGCTTGTTCAATCTTATTGATAGAAGTTGAAGTTCTCAAATTCAGAATATGATCATGACTCTCAACATAATATTTCTTTAGAAAACTTGACACACAAGAAATGATATCAGGTTTCAAAATGGTAAAATTGACTTTGATAGAAATATTATTCACATTAAACAATTGGTCTGTATGGCATCTACTTCTTTCAAGAGGCCATGTATTCTTTAATTTAtgaatttataattattaaatacttTGACATCAAATATCGGCCTCATCCCGCACCTTGAATCATACAAGTTAACATATGTTTCGTAATTATAATTGAATTAAATGCAACACAAATGAAGCTTCAAGAGAAAATCTTAGAGTATCAATTGTCTTCTTTCACGATGATatgtaatataaatattaatttgatgtctATAAATTATAATCCAACTGGTAAAATGTTGGTATTGGTAGGTTGGACATCATCATCAGAATTCAAACCTTGAATCTTGCAGAATCCAATTGGTAAAATATTGATATTGGTAGAttgaacatcatcatcatcagaattCAAACCTTGTATCTTGCAGTTGTGTCTGAGTTTCAATAGTTATTACCATTTCATCtacaaataaaaaaccaattatcttattaataatatatatatatatatatatatatatatatatatatatatatatatatatatatatatatatatatatatatatatcatcctTTCTCAGACTTGTTTTTAATGGCAAATTGATAGAAAAACTTTATGAAAGATATATAATTCTTGAATATCTACGAGTAACATTCCATGCATCCTTGCATGCTTTCACtttattaaatgtattttatatgTACTATATTAAAatatctatatatttttttaccCTTTCACACATTTTAAGAAAATGTAATAAATGAAAGAGTGAGaataataattttatcaaattatcCTTATCATCTATTAGTGTATTCAAACTAACATTAATGCAAAGTGAGCAGTTTTTATCCTCCATTTTTAAAAAGCTAATTTTTTATCCcttgattttaattatttgagTTTCCACCcatcttattttaattagtcgAAATAAAAAAGTTAAGTAGGAGGATGACACGCCCCTCATTAGAAAACGATTCCGCTAAAGTAATCAAAGAAGAAATATACTTTCTAGAAGTGAAAAGGAATTTCACCGCCCTCATGAGTGTGGTTGTTAAGCAGGTTGTACCTGCCAAATACAACAAGCGAATCTGACCCAAAGAAGTTAAACCCAAAAACCCTGTTTAAAGACGGGCCAACACCATTAAGACTTTGACTAGGGACACCGTCCTAATAACATGGAACACTGTTAAACTCAAGCGGTATTCTATCTAAGTTTTCCAAGTTCACCCAAAGATTATATTTGCTTATCCTCCTATGTAATATTGTGATATGAATAACACAAAGCTCTTGTTGAAATTgtgtcaatttttatttaagaaaataggGTACAAGATGATCATGGAAAACTAAGCTATAGTAGACACTCACCCTCTTGGTAGCTAGCCACTCCAGAGCATAGGTGATGAAGCCCATGATACATTGACCTCAAGTTGGGTTCAAACTTAGGGGCATGGAAGAGGACCTAATATTTGGTCGGGCGTGGTCCTCATTAATGTCAAAATCGTAGGAAgataaacaataaaacaaaattgTATATGTATAAATGATGAAACAAAATTATAGGCAAAAACGATGAAACAAAATGGTAGGCGAAAAACGATGAAAAAAATTATGGGTAACTAAGAAATGAAATGCATAAAGCACTACAACACATCAAAGAAAGATAAGCAAATAAATTACCGAGAAATGAAATCTTGTTTGAAGTAAATTACAAAGAGGctgaataatattaaaaaaagattACAAAATATCCTTCTTCATCCTCATTCTCCTATGGTGGTCATTGACAATCTCCCCCTTGATAGCCATCTTATGCGAGTGTATCTTCTGCCAAGGAATATAGATACTCTGGCGCATCACCACCATTTAGTCATAAGCATTATTGAAAGCGTCAAATACTCCATTGATACCTCCGTCAACAACATCGTCAAATTATTTCTTCAACGCTGCCATATGCTCCTTATGGGCTTCCTTCTCCTTCTTTAGAGTCTCCTCAGCCACTTCCATTTGGATACCATACAAATTCTTCAACTTCTTGTGTAGCCTCTCCACCTCCTTTTGAAGCTCAGACTTATTTTCTTGATTTCGGGTCCACTCGTTCGTAGGAGATTTATACTTATCCTTCCATTGATCCTTATCTTTACTCTTTAGAAGTATGAGGCACCTGAGAAGGACAACTACTAAATTCATCAATGAACCACCTTGAAAGATGTGGAAGAAGATATGCGCTATCAGCTCTAATTTATCGGTGTCGGAAAGGCTTTGAATATAAGCAATATCCTGCTCGGAGACACATCTCGTGCCTCCTGAGAAGTATGAGGCACCTAAGAAGGATTATGGTTGGAAAATTGGGAAGAGTAATATTAGGGATGGTAAGGATGATCTTTACATCGCTCAAATCATATGATTTAGATCTCTTGATTGTGTTTTCTTCCTTCGCAAGATTCTTATCTACCTCGTTATTATTATCTTCGACTGTTGAAGCAGATCCGTCATTGGACCTTTTACTCTACCTTTCATCGTGCTCAAGGTGAGCCAGATAGTTCTGAGAAATGGTAAAGGTCTTGATGCTTGTAGAGAGATGGTCCTTTGTCACCTTTTCCTGAGTAGAATCTGTAGTGGGAAAAGGATCTTGGAGCACAACAACCATCGCCTTGGCCTTGTTCCTTTAGAAAAGACATTTGACGAACGCCATGATATCGACAAAAAAAGAACAAAGATAGTTAGCAAACGtctaaagaatatgaaaaaaaatttccTCGCCAAAAAGATCTTTCCTCTCCTTATGCATCAAGCACGTCCATTATCGCCCAGGTGTTAATAATTTGCATCTCCTTCAAAGATGGCCCCACATTCGAAGGACCTTTACCTTCTTCAAAACCCAAGTGTTCTTAGAAGGTTATCAAGTCCTTTTTCATTGGCACTTCTTCTAGTGTTAGATGTTTAGAAGGTATGACATATTTGTCCGATTCCTTATTAAAATAGTTTTAGACCAAACATTTTTAACTCCCTTCTTTACATTTGACTGGCTTCGAGACAAAAGGGATATTTGGGGGTAGACTCTCCCTCTAGGACTATACAAAATACTGATTGGGCCTTTGGAGCTTAAGGAGTTAATAGAAGGAAGTGATTTTTAAAATTCTTCCATTTTTCCATATAAATGTCAAACATTTTGGATTTTTGACGTAGTGAAATCAAACCTTATCCACACATGGTATCCTTCGAGGTGCTTGATATAGTAAAAAGATTAAAAGATGAAACCCAGGGACAATTCTTTTTCCTGGTATTCACACTAGTATTAATAAACTTTATCAATGCTCAGGATACTGGGTGAAGCTGAAAATAGGCAGTCTTTAAGCGCCTCAACACCCCGTTCTCAAAGCCATATTCTTTAGAAAATCTGTCAGTACTTCCCTCAGTAGAAGATTTATTGGTACTTCCCTTAAATTGTCCTCTTCATATTCTTTAGAAGATTAGTCAGTACTTCCCTTAGTAGAAGCATTGAGGGTTCCATCAACACTCTCTATAGAATCCTCATGAGGCCCAAAATTTTCGTTGAGTACAACTAGGTTAGGATCGAGTCAGTTAACTACTAAAGGCTTGACACTTGGAACGTCTGGGTTTTCAAATATTGTAGAGGACAAAGAATCTTCATCATCAAGTTCGTTTACCATCTTCATGGGGATATTTTATGTAATGGCCATAATAAAGacaagaattgaagaaaagaaACGAATATAAGCAAGAAAAACTCGAAAATAAGGATGAATCACGAACAATGGACTCAAATAGAAAGAGAAGGTACAAAAATCAGAAGTCACAAAAGCTTAGGAAAGGAAGAAAAATATTTGTGAAGAAGCATAAGTCTCAGTTGTGAGAaagaacttttttttttgaaaggccaAGATAATCATTATATAGCGGAGCAAGATGAGTAAACCAACGATACATAATGAAAGAAAATGGGAAGATGATAAAATAATGATCAAATTTTGCCTCAAAAATATAGCGACACTTGAGTACACTCGAGCACTATAGGGGGAAACGCCACGCCCTAACCTACAAACCTAGGGTAGCGTTTAAAAAACATGTGAAACATCTCAATGATGGTACTAGCATTTAATGCAATTGTCTCTAAATTTCTTTCACTTTCCAACAAAAGATACAGACTAAGGATACCCAATCTAGTTCCTTGTAAGGCTTCCGGTACATCATGACACAAAAAGTTTAGGAGCAATTGTTCTGGGCCGACCAAAAACCAGATACTACATAAGTCAAATTATCACCAATAGTATATAAACCACCACACATGCAACCATGAGTACGATTTTGATCATATCCCACTCTACGCCTTTTATTCACTCAATAACTTGGGTGTCGGACATAGACGGGCCTACATTGAGGCTAAGTGTGGCTTTagcaaaatcaaaattttttcattttttcatatatatatatatatatatatatatatatatatatatatatatatatatatatatcgacgGTGTAAAGCAATTTTACACTGTTAGTAAAATCATACCCGTTAATTATCATAGAAGTTTGACTTTTTTTTAAAtcacatataaaatattttttaagggttgtgatgcattgaccgtgtaaaatattttacattgacAATGCACTACCCTTATGACCGACTCTCAATAATTTAATAGCTTATTTAATCcaacaatcaaatcaaatcaaattgacCACTCTTCTAATTCTAGGTTCGTCTGGCTGGTGTTgtcttatttttaaaacactgtcaCCGCCTCTCAAATTTATCGTTAGCCACACCAATATCTAATATCTGAATTTGTCCCACATGTTGGAGTGTTAACCTTACATGTCCCCCTCGTGCAATCACATCAGAGCCCTGCGCCACCACATGAAGAGTCTACTCCAACCATTCAAATTGACAAATACTATTATTCATAATTGATATGTATTAGTTGAGTTAATGACGATAAATTATCAGTCTAAAGTTAAATCTTTGTCAAtgatatttatttacatttaAATGAAcggtttaaaaaataataattcttatagattaatgtaaaagattaattaattattaattactaaaattaagaaaAGATAGATCGAGAAAGCTTACTTACCCTTTGAATTTATATACTCCAGTTTCTTTCTGTCATGTTTAAAACAGAGCCTGCTCTTTTAAAACAGAAACTCTGTAAATTCTGTTTCTGATTAATTTGACAAAAGTTGCTGTTTCTAACTAGTTAAACTAAAAGTGCAAAAAGACTAGTTTCTTCCTTTGTATAAAAAGAAAGGGCTTGTTTGACTTGACTCCAAAAATCATTTTTGAGACACAAATTCAACCCCATTCTCCCGCTAATCTCGCCACTTCTCACAAATCACACCAAACATTCCCCTCCCTCAAACCTCATTCATTCTCCAAACAATGATTCTAATTCTACaaaatttcttcatcttcttctccatctTCATCACTACCACCATCTCCACCTCAACTCCATCCCCTCCCTACGGTAACAAAACTAACCACTCTACTCTACTAATTcactatattttcttttatttcacattaacccttcaacttattttatttacattGCAGGCTTGTCCTCCTACCATATCAACTGCGGCACTTCAACTAACTTCACTGACTCCTTCAACACAACATGGCTCTCCGACCGTTTCTTCTCCGGCGGATCCGCCTCCGACGTCTCCGAGCCTCTCCGCTTCAAACTCCCCTCCGAAAAAACGCTCCGGTTCTTCCCTTCTTCTTCCAGCGGCAAGAAAAACTGttactctttctcttctctcccCTCTGCACGTTACCTTCTCCGCACTTTCACCGTTTATGATAACTTCGACGACAAGTCACGTCCTCCCTCCTTCGATGTTGCCCTCTCAGGCACCATCATTTTCAACTGGCGATCACCCTGGCCGGAGTCCACAGCTCGCGACGGTGCTTACTCTGATATATTCGCCTTCCTCAACACTTCTTTATTAGCCTCTGATCTTTGCTTCTATGGCTTTGCTACCGATGCTCCGATTGTCTCTTCCATCGAGCTTTTTCCTGTTGATTCCGCTTCATATGATTCTAACTCCACAGGAGAAAATCTCATTCTTGTTAACTATGGTAGAATCTCATGCGGCTCAGATGATCCTTGGGGTCCTGGCTTCACCAATGACACTGACAAATTCGGCCGGTCATGGCAACCGGACGAACCATTACTATCCAGACCGGATGAAACTGTTAGATATGTAACTACGGGGAGCACAATACGCGGTGCGGATAAGGAGCCTAACTATTTTCCGATGAAGCTTTACCAAACGGCTGTGACGAATGAGGTGGATTCGTTGGAGTATGAATTGAGTGTGGACGCGAAGATGGACTATATGGTGTGGCTGCACTTTGCTGAGATTGATGCGAGTGTTAAAAAAGCTGGAGAAAGAGTGTTTGATGTGTTCATCAATGGAAAGAATGTAACTAGAGTTGATATATACAGAGAAGTGGGTGGTTTTGCTGCTTTTACTTGGCATCATGTTGTTAAAAACTTGAGCAGTAATGTTTTGGGGATTAAACTTGTTG encodes:
- the LOC131613846 gene encoding receptor-like protein 4 — encoded protein: MILILQNFFIFFSIFITTTISTSTPSPPYGLSSYHINCGTSTNFTDSFNTTWLSDRFFSGGSASDVSEPLRFKLPSEKTLRFFPSSSSGKKNCYSFSSLPSARYLLRTFTVYDNFDDKSRPPSFDVALSGTIIFNWRSPWPESTARDGAYSDIFAFLNTSLLASDLCFYGFATDAPIVSSIELFPVDSASYDSNSTGENLILVNYGRISCGSDDPWGPGFTNDTDKFGRSWQPDEPLLSRPDETVRYVTTGSTIRGADKEPNYFPMKLYQTAVTNEVDSLEYELSVDAKMDYMVWLHFAEIDASVKKAGERVFDVFINGKNVTRVDIYREVGGFAAFTWHHVVKNLSSNVLGIKLVAVSGAPLISGIENYALVPNEPSTHPLQVSAMKSLKESLRIPGRMGWNGDPCAPTTWDAWEGVTCRISDDKSALLITEINLGSQGLKGSISDQISHLSDLVSLNLSSNSLGGEIPSELGQKSMVQVDLSNNQLTGYIPDSLASSNLLLVLLNDNLLEGQVPAQLFSVGVRGGAIDLSGNKDLCGVPSLPPCWKQGRFSTGAKIAIVLSCIFVFCIVLLLVYIYCIRKSNDYDFNLPYDIMALAAKRSKYQRQKSLALLELENRYAKGFPSPFTPE